A window of the Cicer arietinum cultivar CDC Frontier isolate Library 1 chromosome 6, Cicar.CDCFrontier_v2.0, whole genome shotgun sequence genome harbors these coding sequences:
- the LOC101493114 gene encoding mitochondrial import inner membrane translocase subunit TIM17-2-like: protein MGTPETSREPCPDRILDDIGGAFGMGAVGGSAFHFLKGLYNSPKGARFIGASQAVRLNAPRVGGSFAVWGGLFSSFDCTMVYLRQKEDPWNSIFAGAATGGFLSMRQGLAASARSAAFGGVLLALIEGAGIMLNKFLSAQQQMPVIMDEPLPGGYPNGGFPGLQAPPTVEPESQSWFGGWFGEGKKKDEAASAGGGSETKILESFDAPPVPKFEYK, encoded by the coding sequence ATGGGAACTCCAGAGACTTCAAGGGAACCATGCCCTGATCGTATCCTCGACGACATAGGCGGTGCTTTCGGCATGGGTGCCGTTGGTGGCTCCGCTTTCCACTTCCTCAAAGGTCTCTACAACTCCCCCAAGGGTGCTCGCTTCATCGGCGCCTCACAAGCCGTTCGTCTCAACGCCCCTCGTGTCGGCGGCAGTTTTGCCGTCTGGGGAGGTCTCTTCTCTTCCTTCGACTGTACCATGGTTTACCTCCGTCAAAAAGAAGATCCTTGGAATTCCATCTTCGCCGGCGCCGCTACAGGTGGTTTCCTCTCCATGCGCCAAGGCTTAGCCGCTTCGGCTCGCTCGGCTGCGTTTGGTGGCGTTCTATTGGCTCTTATTGAAGGAGCTGGAATCATGCTTAATAAATTTCTTAGCGCGCAGCAGCAGATGCCGGTTATCATGGATGAGCCGCTTCCTGGAGGGTATCCCAATGGCGGTTTTCCCGGTCTACAGGCTCCGCCGACTGTTGAGCCTGAATCTCAATCGTGGTTCGGTGGGTGGTTCGGTGAAGGTAAGAAGAAGGATGAAGCTGCTTCTGCTGGTGGTGGAAGTGAGACCAAGATTTTGGAGAGTTTTGATGCCCCTCCTGTGCCCAAGTTCGAGTACAAGTGA
- the LOC101493443 gene encoding protein ESMERALDA 1 isoform X2 — MHPYNRLPSSGHSTPSPPSSPLRSPRLRHGRSKAGKFSSGGKSLAQRLSWMLLSVLLRRQGIFLFAPLIYISGMLLYMGTASFDVVPIIKHRPAPGSIYRSPQLYANLQHDMDSDNSSADAISTIWKSPYRGGEWKPCVNRSSEGLPESNGYIYVEANGGLNQQRTSVCNAVAVAGYLNATLVIPNFHYHSIWKDPSKFRDIYDEEYFIDTLKNDVRVVDKIPEYLMERFGSNMTNVHNFRIKAWSSIQYYRDVVLPKLLEEKVIRISPFANRLSFDAPPVVQRLRCLANYEALRFSSPVLTTGESLVERMRERSAINGGKYVSVHLRFEEDMVAFSCCVFDGGKQERQDMIAARERGWKGKFTKPGRVIRPGAIRTNGKCPLTPLEVGLMLRGMGFTKNTSIFLASGIIYNAEKTMAPLLQMFPNLHTKETLASEEELAPFKDGCYRLHCLSS, encoded by the exons ATGCACCCGTACAACCGGCTACCGAGCAGCGGGCATTCGACGCCGTCACCTCCGTCGTCACCGCTACGGTCGCCGAGGCTCCGGCACGGACGGTCCAAGGCGGGGAAATTTTCTTCTGGAGGGAAGAGTTTAGCGCAGAGGCTGAGTTGGATGTTGCTTTCCGTTCTTCTCCGGCGACAGGGAATATTCTTGTTCGCTCCTTTAATTTACATCTCCGGTATGCTTCTCTATATGGGAACGGCGTCGTTTGATGTCGTTCCGATCATCAAACACCGTCCTGCTCCTGGCTCAATCTACCGTAGTCCTCAGCTTTATGCCAACCTTCAACATGATATGGATTCAGATAACTCTTCTGCCGATGCG ATATCCACAATATGGAAGAGTCCATATAGAGGTGGTGAGTGGAAACCATGTGTGAACAGATCTTCGGAAG GCCTACCTGAATCAAATGGATACATATATGTAGAGGCTAATGGTGGATTAAATCAGCAAAGGACATCA GTATGCAATGCCGTTGCTGTGGCTGGCTATCTCAATGCCACCCTTGTGATCCCCAATTTCCATTATCATAGCATATGGAAAGATCCTAG CAAATTCAGGGACATTTATGATGAAGAATATTTTATCGACACCCTGAAAAATGATGTACGGGTGGTTGACAAGATTCCTGAGTACCTGATGGAAAGATTTGGCAGCAACATGACAAATGTTCACAATTTCAGGATCAAGGCATGGTCATCCATTCAGTATTACAGAGATGTGGTGCTCCCAAAGTTACTTGAAGAAAA GGTTATAAGGATTTCACCTTTTGCAAATAGATTGTCCTTTGACGCTCCTCCAGTTGTCCAGCGTCTCAGATGCTTAGCAAATTATGAGGCTTTACGGTTTTCAAGTCCTGTATTGACAACAGGTGAATCATTGGTTGAAAGAATGAGAGAGCGTAGTGCCATTAATGGCGGTAAATATGTTTCTGTGCATCTTCGTTTTGAAGAG GATATGGTTGCTTTCTCTTGTTGTGTTTTTGATGGTGGAAAACAGGAGAGACAAGACATGATTGCAGCTAGAGAGAGAGGTTGGAAAGGGAAATTTACAAAACCCGGACGAGTTATACGTCCTGGAGCAATCAGGACCAATGGGAAGTGTCCCCTCACCCCACTAGAG GTTGGCCTGATGCTAAGGGGAATGGGTTTTACAAAAAACACATCTATCTTTTTGGCATCTGGAATTATTTATAATGCTGAGAAAACGATGGCTCCACTGCTACAAATGTTTCCTAATTTGCATACGAAAGAGACTCTGGCCTCTGAAGAGGAACTTGCTCCATTTAAG GATGGCTGCTATAGATTACACTGTTTGTCTTCATAG
- the LOC101493443 gene encoding protein ESMERALDA 1 isoform X1: protein MHPYNRLPSSGHSTPSPPSSPLRSPRLRHGRSKAGKFSSGGKSLAQRLSWMLLSVLLRRQGIFLFAPLIYISGMLLYMGTASFDVVPIIKHRPAPGSIYRSPQLYANLQHDMDSDNSSADAISTIWKSPYRGGEWKPCVNRSSEGLPESNGYIYVEANGGLNQQRTSVCNAVAVAGYLNATLVIPNFHYHSIWKDPSKFRDIYDEEYFIDTLKNDVRVVDKIPEYLMERFGSNMTNVHNFRIKAWSSIQYYRDVVLPKLLEEKVIRISPFANRLSFDAPPVVQRLRCLANYEALRFSSPVLTTGESLVERMRERSAINGGKYVSVHLRFEEDMVAFSCCVFDGGKQERQDMIAARERGWKGKFTKPGRVIRPGAIRTNGKCPLTPLEVGLMLRGMGFTKNTSIFLASGIIYNAEKTMAPLLQMFPNLHTKETLASEEELAPFKNYSSRMAAIDYTVCLHSEVFVTTQGGNFPHFLLGHRRYLYGGHSKTIKPDKRKLALLFDNPNIGWKSFKRQLMSMRSHSDSKGVELKRPNDSIYSFPCPDCMCRANKTDDSKSSSAA from the exons ATGCACCCGTACAACCGGCTACCGAGCAGCGGGCATTCGACGCCGTCACCTCCGTCGTCACCGCTACGGTCGCCGAGGCTCCGGCACGGACGGTCCAAGGCGGGGAAATTTTCTTCTGGAGGGAAGAGTTTAGCGCAGAGGCTGAGTTGGATGTTGCTTTCCGTTCTTCTCCGGCGACAGGGAATATTCTTGTTCGCTCCTTTAATTTACATCTCCGGTATGCTTCTCTATATGGGAACGGCGTCGTTTGATGTCGTTCCGATCATCAAACACCGTCCTGCTCCTGGCTCAATCTACCGTAGTCCTCAGCTTTATGCCAACCTTCAACATGATATGGATTCAGATAACTCTTCTGCCGATGCG ATATCCACAATATGGAAGAGTCCATATAGAGGTGGTGAGTGGAAACCATGTGTGAACAGATCTTCGGAAG GCCTACCTGAATCAAATGGATACATATATGTAGAGGCTAATGGTGGATTAAATCAGCAAAGGACATCA GTATGCAATGCCGTTGCTGTGGCTGGCTATCTCAATGCCACCCTTGTGATCCCCAATTTCCATTATCATAGCATATGGAAAGATCCTAG CAAATTCAGGGACATTTATGATGAAGAATATTTTATCGACACCCTGAAAAATGATGTACGGGTGGTTGACAAGATTCCTGAGTACCTGATGGAAAGATTTGGCAGCAACATGACAAATGTTCACAATTTCAGGATCAAGGCATGGTCATCCATTCAGTATTACAGAGATGTGGTGCTCCCAAAGTTACTTGAAGAAAA GGTTATAAGGATTTCACCTTTTGCAAATAGATTGTCCTTTGACGCTCCTCCAGTTGTCCAGCGTCTCAGATGCTTAGCAAATTATGAGGCTTTACGGTTTTCAAGTCCTGTATTGACAACAGGTGAATCATTGGTTGAAAGAATGAGAGAGCGTAGTGCCATTAATGGCGGTAAATATGTTTCTGTGCATCTTCGTTTTGAAGAG GATATGGTTGCTTTCTCTTGTTGTGTTTTTGATGGTGGAAAACAGGAGAGACAAGACATGATTGCAGCTAGAGAGAGAGGTTGGAAAGGGAAATTTACAAAACCCGGACGAGTTATACGTCCTGGAGCAATCAGGACCAATGGGAAGTGTCCCCTCACCCCACTAGAG GTTGGCCTGATGCTAAGGGGAATGGGTTTTACAAAAAACACATCTATCTTTTTGGCATCTGGAATTATTTATAATGCTGAGAAAACGATGGCTCCACTGCTACAAATGTTTCCTAATTTGCATACGAAAGAGACTCTGGCCTCTGAAGAGGAACTTGCTCCATTTAAG AATTATTCTTCCAGGATGGCTGCTATAGATTACACTGTTTGTCTTCATAGCGAGGTGTTTGTCACAACTCAGGGGGGTAACTTTCCTCATTTTCTGCTGGGCCACAGAAGATACTTGTATGGTGGACACTCTAAGACAATTAAGCCTGACAAGCGGAAGTTAGCGCTGCTGTTTGATAATCCCAATATAGG